CACGCGCTCCGTCCCGTTGACAATGAACGTGCCGTTCCTTGTCATGAGGGGGATCTCCCCGAAGTAGATCTCCTGCTCCTTGATATCCCGGATCGCCCGGTTGTCACTGCTGCGGTCCACATCAAACACCCGGAGCTGGACGACGATCTTCAGGGGCGCCGCATACGTCATGCCCTTCTGGACACACTCATTCACGTCATAACGGGCTTGACCGATTTTATAACTTACGAATTCAAGTGTGCATTTTCCGCTGAAGTCGGAAATTGGAAAGACACTCCTGAACGCGCCTTGAAGGCCGTAATTTTTCCTCTTGTCCGGTTCTGTATCCCATTGCAGGAATTTATCGTACGACCGCAACTGGATATCGATCAGATTCGGAATGTCGAGGATCTTTTGTATCCGGCCGAAACTTTTTCTGAATGCTCCCATAATTCCCCTTCAGAAGTCCGTGTTTCAGGGTGGCAGGCTGAAAACGGGGGCGCAGGAAACCTGTTACCCCCGTTACATTCAGGTTTCCTGCTACTTTACTTCCACGGTACCGCCGACTTTTTCGATTTTGGCCTTAATATCCGCGGCCTCATCCTTGGAAACGGCCTCCTTGACAGGCTTGGGCACTCCTTCCACGAGGTCCTTGGCTTCCTTCAATCCCAGCCCCGTAATGGCGCGGACTTCCTTAATGACCTGAATCTTCTGGTCTCCAAACCCGGTCAGGATCACGTCAAACTCCGTCTTCTCCTCGACGGGGGCTGCGGCCGCAGCAGGACCGGCGGCCACCGCCACGGCAACAGGCGCGGCCGCTGAGACTCCAAGCCGGCTTTCCAGCTCTTTGACCATCTCGGAAAGCTCCAGAACGGTCATGTTCTCGATAAACTTGATTACGTCTTCCTTCGTGATGTTCGACATGTTCAACCTTCCTTCCTGTATGATGCGATGAATGTTTTTTTTACGAAGCGCTTTCCTTCTTGTCCCGGTATGCCGCAAGAACCTGAACCAATCCGCGGGACACGCCGCTGAGCGCCGTTACCAGACCCGTCTGGACACCGATCATGACGGACAGCAGTCTCGCCTGAAGAACCTCCCGACTGGGCAGTTCCGAAAGGTCGCTGATTTGCTGCGCCGTCAGAACCTTGCCTTCCAGCATGCCCGTCCGGAGTTCCAACTCGGCATTTTTCTTGGCGAATTCAACAAGCACCTTGGTAGACTCAACCGCATCGCCGGAATTCAAAGCCATGACGAGGGGTCCCTTGACCTGCCCCTCCAGAGCGCTGAAAGGGGTTCCTCTGGCCGCGATGCGCCACAAGGTGTTTTTGATCACCTGGACATCCGTGTTGGTCTTTCGCAGGGCGTTCCTCAACTCCGTCATCTTCGCCACATTCATCCCGCTGTAGCCGGCGAGGACGGCGAGTTTGGCATCCTTCAGCTGCTCGTGAAGGGAAGCGACCACCTGCTCCTTCGTTTTCCGATCCAATCTCCAACCTCCTTTCCTCTCAAAGTCACCTACGCCCGGGAAGCTTTATGATCGCTTCCTCAGGAAAGCCGGAGACAGGTATCATCATACAGGAAAAAATGACCAGCATGGTCTTTCGACCATCCTGTACGGAACACTCGAACCTCGTCTCGGCAGGCCGGGTATAACCCGATTAAACGCTTCCTGTACCTGCTGTCTCCGACTGTTTCTGACCGGTCAGTGATTATGTTGCCTTAACATCCTGGGGGTCCACCTTGATCCCGGGACCCATGGTGGTGGAAAGGGAAATGCTTTTCAGATAGGTCCCCTTGCTTGATGCAGGCTTCAATTTGATGATCGTTTCGATAACGGCCTGGATGTTCTCCATCAGCTTTTCCGGTCCGAAGGAAACTTTTCCCACCGGCGTATGGACGATTCCCGCCTTCTCCACCCGGAATTCAACCTTACCCGCCTTCAGTTCCTTGACCGTCCTTCCAACATCAAAAGTCACCGTACCAACCTTGGGATTGGGCATGAGTCCCCTGGGGCCCAGAATCTTACCAAGTTTTCCAACGCTTCCCATCATGTCGGGCGTGGCAATCACTCGATCGAACTCCAGCCAGCCCCCCTTGATTTTCTCGACAATGTCGTCCGATCCGACCACATCGGCACCGGCATCGGCGGCTTCCTTCTCCTTCTCTCCCTTTGCAAACACGAGAACCCGTACCGTTTTACCCAATCCGTTCGGCAGAACCACACTGCCACGGACCATCTGATCGGCATGGGCGGGGTTTACTCCCAGGCGAATGGCGGCATCCACCGTTTCATCAAATTTGGCACGGGTGGTGCCAACCAGGATCTCAACCGCCTCCTTCAGGGCATAACGCGTCCCCGGGGTGACCTTCTTTTTCACTTCCTGATAGCTTTTCCCTCTGCTCGGCATGACCGTAACCTCGTGAACGATTCTAACCCTTGATGTCGATGCCCATGGATCTGGCCGTCCCTTCGATGATCCGAACAGCGCCCTCCATGTTTACCGCATTCAAGTCGTTGAATTTCAACTCTGCGATTTCCCGGATCTGTTTCTCGGTCACCGCGCCCACTTTCTCTTTCCTGGGATTGTTTGATCCCTTGGCGATCTTCGCCGCCTGTTTCAAGAGGACGGAAGCGGGCGGTGTCTTGGTTATGAAGGTGAAAGACCGGTCGGCGTATACCGTGATGATCACGGGTACAACCATGCCCTCCTGATGCTGGGTCATGGCATTGTATGCCTTGCAGAACTCCATGATGTTGACCCCGTGCTGGCCGAGGGCAGGACCGATGGGCGGCGAAGGGGTCGCCTTTCCGGCCTTGATCTGCAGTTTGATGTTTGCGATGACCTTTTTTGCCATGTGGAAACCTCTTCCTGTGAAATACCCGGCAGGCATCGGGCCTCCGGGACTGGCGGATCAGCTCTGCACGACCTGAACGAAATCGAGTTCCACCGGAGTGGAACGCCCGAAAATGCTGACGATGACTCTCAATTTCCCCTTTTCCGGCTTCACCTCGTCGATGACTCCGTCGAAGTTCGTAAACGGCCCGTCAATGATCCGTACATGGTCCCCCTCCTCGAACTTGAACTTCGGCTTGGGCTTCAATGTGCCTTCATCGATGCGGGTGCGAAGGAGATCGACATCACCGTCGGGAATGGGAGACGGTTTATCCTTGCTGCCGATGAATCCGGTTACCTTCGGCGTTTCCTTGACGATGTGCCATGTCTGATCGTTGAGCTCCATCTGGACCAGGATATACCCGGGGAAGAACTTTCTTTTGGAGGTCCGTTTCTCACCGGAGATCAACTCGACTATATCCTCCTCGGGAATGAGAATATCCGCAAACGAATCCTGCATGCCCGCCGCCTGGATTCGCTCCTGAAGGGAGTGTTTCACCCTGTTCTCGTAACCGGAGTAAGTATGGACCACGTACCAGCGGAACGCCATTGAATTCAACCCAATATAAGCCGCAGGATTTTGACCAGGCTGAAATCCACCAGCCCGAGGAACAGGGACATGATGATCACAACCACCAGCACGACGGATGTGGACGCCAATGCCTGCTTCGGTGTCGGCCACGTAACTTTCTTGAATTCCGCTTTGGCCTCCGCAAGGAATACCTTTACCTTTTCGAAAGCCTCCTTGACCTTATCCATGAAAGGCTCCTGCCAGTGCGCTCGTCAAACTGAAACAGAAGAGATGGCAGGCCAGGAGGGACTCGAACCCCCAGCATCCGGATTTGGAGTCCGGCGCTCTATCCATTAGAGCTACTGGCCTTTCCCGAACATCGCACAGCGCAAGCCGGCTACTTGGTTTCACGATGGACCGTATGCGTCTGGCAGAACTTGCAATACTTCTTGAGCTCAAGACGGTTCTGCATGGTCCTCTTGTTCTTCGTGGTGGTATAGTTCCTCTGCTTGCAGTCGGTGCAGGCCAACGTAATGATGTTTCGCATAATAAATCCGACTTTCTGAAAAAATCTGGAGCCCACGACCAGGATTGAACTGGTGACCTCATCCTTACCAAGGATGTGCTCTACCGACTGAGCTACGTGGGCGATCATCATCCGGCAGCGCCGGATCCCTTCTCCCGTCCGTGACGGACGGTCGATCCGCAACCGCCTTCCTGTCTGGTCTGGAGCGGGAAACGGGATTCGAACCCGCGACCCTCAGCTTGGAAGGCTGACGCTCTAGCCACTGAGCTACTCCCGCTTGGAAACGCATGGTGGAGGGGGGAGGATTCGAACCTCCGTAGGCTCCGCCGGCAGATTTACAGTCTGCTCCCTTTGGCCACTCGGGAACCCCTCCGATATCTTATGCTATATGGAGCTGGCGATGGGAATTGAACCCGCAACCGGCTGATTACAAATCAGCTGCTCTACCGTTGAGCTACGCCAGCCTACTCAAATAACCGATTTTCAAAGAGAACTGCCGCAAGTCCCACGTTCCTTAAAAACATGCGTCATTCGCCTGTCAAACGCGAATTACGGAGACTATTCTCTGGTATGGTTTTTGTCAAGAATTTTTTATTCATCGACACGGGCAGCCCTGAGAACCATCTCATACAGGTCCCCTCCACGAGCATCGTTGACAACAATGAGAGGAAGGTCTGCGATCTCGAGCCGGAGAACAGCCTCTGGCCCCAAGTCTTCGTAGGCCAGAAGCGTAACACTGCGAATACATCGGGAAGTGACGGCAGCGACCCCGC
Above is a window of Syntrophaceae bacterium DNA encoding:
- a CDS encoding 50S ribosomal protein L1, which gives rise to MPSRGKSYQEVKKKVTPGTRYALKEAVEILVGTTRAKFDETVDAAIRLGVNPAHADQMVRGSVVLPNGLGKTVRVLVFAKGEKEKEAADAGADVVGSDDIVEKIKGGWLEFDRVIATPDMMGSVGKLGKILGPRGLMPNPKVGTVTFDVGRTVKELKAGKVEFRVEKAGIVHTPVGKVSFGPEKLMENIQAVIETIIKLKPASSKGTYLKSISLSTTMGPGIKVDPQDVKAT
- the secE gene encoding preprotein translocase subunit SecE, with protein sequence MDKVKEAFEKVKVFLAEAKAEFKKVTWPTPKQALASTSVVLVVVIIMSLFLGLVDFSLVKILRLILG
- the rpmG gene encoding 50S ribosomal protein L33, producing MRNIITLACTDCKQRNYTTTKNKRTMQNRLELKKYCKFCQTHTVHRETK
- the rplJ gene encoding 50S ribosomal protein L10, encoding MDRKTKEQVVASLHEQLKDAKLAVLAGYSGMNVAKMTELRNALRKTNTDVQVIKNTLWRIAARGTPFSALEGQVKGPLVMALNSGDAVESTKVLVEFAKKNAELELRTGMLEGKVLTAQQISDLSELPSREVLQARLLSVMIGVQTGLVTALSGVSRGLVQVLAAYRDKKESAS
- the nusG gene encoding transcription termination/antitermination protein NusG; the encoded protein is MAFRWYVVHTYSGYENRVKHSLQERIQAAGMQDSFADILIPEEDIVELISGEKRTSKRKFFPGYILVQMELNDQTWHIVKETPKVTGFIGSKDKPSPIPDGDVDLLRTRIDEGTLKPKPKFKFEEGDHVRIIDGPFTNFDGVIDEVKPEKGKLRVIVSIFGRSTPVELDFVQVVQS
- the rplK gene encoding 50S ribosomal protein L11 is translated as MAKKVIANIKLQIKAGKATPSPPIGPALGQHGVNIMEFCKAYNAMTQHQEGMVVPVIITVYADRSFTFITKTPPASVLLKQAAKIAKGSNNPRKEKVGAVTEKQIREIAELKFNDLNAVNMEGAVRIIEGTARSMGIDIKG
- the rplL gene encoding 50S ribosomal protein L7/L12, with translation MSNITKEDVIKFIENMTVLELSEMVKELESRLGVSAAAPVAVAVAAGPAAAAAPVEEKTEFDVILTGFGDQKIQVIKEVRAITGLGLKEAKDLVEGVPKPVKEAVSKDEAADIKAKIEKVGGTVEVK